In one Microbacterium invictum genomic region, the following are encoded:
- a CDS encoding ParB/RepB/Spo0J family partition protein, whose protein sequence is MAKRTGLGRGIGALIPTSEPNESRPADVFFARSAVAVAERPETVSVDDGAADATSPSAGDDAVPATTADDAADLVAVPGARLVQVDPHAIVPNPRQPRTHFDADDLAELVHSVREFGVLQPVVVRDLGDGSYELIMGERRTRAAREAGLATIPAVVRDTSDEHLLRDALLENLHRSQLNPLEEASAYQQLLEDFGITQEELAARIGRSRPQISNTIRLLKLPVPVQQRVAAGVLSAGHARAILSLPDDDAMQRLADKIVNEDLSVRAAESAAKLTDAGLIRSSRPKAGARRGHLDELAERLGDRLNTRVKISLTARKGQISIDFASIQDLNRILAELGENGFGDS, encoded by the coding sequence ATGGCGAAGCGCACAGGACTCGGACGCGGCATCGGCGCGCTGATCCCCACCAGTGAACCCAACGAGTCCCGCCCCGCCGACGTCTTCTTCGCTCGGAGCGCGGTCGCGGTAGCGGAGCGTCCCGAGACCGTGTCCGTCGATGACGGCGCAGCTGACGCCACGAGTCCGTCGGCCGGAGACGACGCGGTGCCGGCGACGACCGCCGACGACGCCGCCGACCTCGTCGCCGTGCCTGGTGCGCGCCTGGTGCAGGTCGATCCGCACGCGATCGTCCCGAACCCGCGGCAGCCGCGCACGCACTTCGACGCCGACGACCTCGCGGAGCTCGTCCACAGCGTGCGGGAGTTCGGTGTCCTCCAGCCGGTCGTCGTCCGTGACCTCGGCGACGGGTCCTACGAGCTCATCATGGGGGAGCGGCGGACCCGTGCCGCGCGCGAAGCGGGACTCGCCACCATTCCGGCGGTCGTCCGTGACACGTCCGACGAGCACCTGCTCCGTGACGCGCTCCTCGAGAACCTTCACCGGTCGCAGCTCAATCCGCTCGAAGAGGCATCGGCGTACCAGCAGCTCCTCGAAGACTTCGGCATCACACAGGAGGAGCTGGCGGCCCGCATCGGTCGCTCTCGCCCGCAGATCAGCAACACCATCCGCCTGCTCAAGCTCCCCGTGCCCGTGCAGCAGCGGGTAGCGGCCGGCGTTCTGAGTGCCGGTCACGCCCGCGCCATCCTCTCTCTGCCCGACGATGACGCAATGCAGCGCCTCGCCGACAAGATCGTCAACGAGGACCTGTCGGTTCGCGCCGCGGAGTCTGCGGCGAAGCTGACGGATGCCGGTCTGATCCGATCTTCCCGTCCGAAGGCGGGCGCGCGACGAGGCCACCTCGACGAGCTCGCGGAGCGCCTCGGTGATCGTCTGAACACGCGTGTGAAGATCTCTCTGACAGCACGAAAAGGCCAGATCAGCATTGATTTCGCTAGCATTCAGGATCTCAACCGCATCCTTGCCGAGCTGGGCGAGAACGGCTTCGGAGACAGCTGA